The DNA window AAAAGTCAGGTTGATCTGGGCCAGATCACCCAGGGTCACAACCCGGTCGCCGTTGGTCTTGACCGGCAGGTTATAGACGTCGCGCGGGTCGTCAAAGGAAGAGGGGATTTTCACCGCAAAGGTACCCTGTGCCGTCTCCACCTCGCCCGCGGCGATCAGCTGGTTGTTGTTCTGAACGGTGTTGATGAGCTCACCCGCAGTGACGTTATAAGCCTCAAGCCGCAGAGGGTCGATCAGCACCTCGAGCATCTCGTCACGGCTGCCGGCGATGCCGGCTTCCAGCACCGCATCGACCGCTTCGAGGTCATCCTGCAGATCGCGCGCGACGCGGTTCATCGTGCGCTCGGGGACAGGCCCGGTGAGGTTCACGATGATGATCGGAAACTCGGAGAAATTGATCTCATTGATCTTGTACTGGTCCGCGCCGTCGGGAAATTCCGCTTCGGCCTTGCTCATCGCGTCTCGCACATCCGCGAGGATCTGGGTCTTGTCCCAGCCGAATTCGAACTCCAGCACCACACCGGCGTAGTTTTCCGCCGCGGTGCCGGTCATGGATTTCAGGCCATCAAGATCGGCAAGCTCGGTCTCCATGGGCTGTACCAGCAGTGTTTCGCTGTCCGCCGCAGAGATGCCGGGGAAGGGAACCGAGACAAAAAGTGCCGGAATTTCGATGTCCGGCTCGCCCTCTTTGGGCAGGGTGGAATAGGAATAGCCGCCGACCACCAGGCTCAGCAGGATAAAGGCCACGACCATGCGTGCACGACCTGCAGCCCAGTCGACGATCCCCGTCACTGGCTCAGCTCCTGCCAGGTCGGTGCAACCGTGACGCCGGCGATGACATATTCCTGACCCAGTACAATCACGTCCGCCGTATCATCGAGCCCGGTCAGCCAGACGCCTTCGGGCGTGTCGCGCATAATCTCGACAGGGTGAAATTCCACGAGCGCATCCGCGTCGATGGTGCGCAGGCCGAGCACACCTTCGTCGTTGAGGGTCAGAGCGGACTGCGGCAGCAGGTGAGCTCTTGCGCCATCTGCCGAGATCAGGATCTCCGCAGTCTGCCCGTCCCGGATCGCGAGATCAGCGTTCGGCACTTCGATCTCCACCAGAAAGGTGCGGGTCTGTTCGTCGGCAGACCGGGACAGAAAAGTGACCTGCCCGGTCAGGGGGGCTGTCCCGGCGCTCCCGGCCCCGGTGACGAGGCGGGCTGCGGCCTGAGCGCCGACCCTGATGCGGCTGACTTCGGTTTCGGGGACGAAAGCCACAAGTTTAATCGGATCAAGCTGAATGATGGTCGAGCAGAGTGCTCCGGGCTGCAGCAGGCTGCCAAGCTCGGCGGTGTCTTTTTCCAGCAGGCCCGAGAAGGGTGCGCGAATTACAAGACGATCGATTTCGGTCTCAGCGGAGGCCACTGCGGCCTGCGCCGACTGGATACCGGACTGTGCCGCCTGAAGCCCGGCGCGGGCGGATTCGACGGACGCCAGCGCGGAGGCCACAGCAGCATCCGCGCCCGCCACCCGGGTTGTCGAGGCAAAACCGCCTTCGCTCAGCCGGGCCGATGCGTTCTGATTGATGCGCGCTTCATCAAGCTGTGCGCGCGCCTGTTCAACGCGGGCCTGTGCCTCAGGGACACGGGCGCGGGCCTCATCGAGCTGTGCTTTGGATTGTGCGAGTGCGGTGCCGCGGTTGCCCTCATCCAGCCGGCAGAGCGCTTCGCCTTCTTCGACGCGCGCGCCCTTGCGCAGGGGCTCAGAGATGACCCGGGCCGAAGTTTCTGATTTCACATCCACCTCGCGGGCGGCTTCGGTCTGTCCGCGCAGGATCACGGCGGTATCGATCTGACGCGCTTCCGAGCGGCGCACGACCACTTTGACAAGCCCGCTGCCCGGCACCTCGGCTGCATCCGCGGTGTCCGTGCCTGCGGATGTTTCGCCTGTTTCGTTTTCCGCAAGGTAGGCATCGACCGCATCGCGCTGAAAGATATAAAGATAAAGCGCAAAGCCCACGCAGACCGCAGCAATCAGTGGAAACAGACGCATCAAATTTGCCTCGGTACGGGCGGTCCTGCGGTGCCGGCAGAACGCGCATCAGAAATATCGGTCGGCCTGTTCTCGGAAAGTGCTGAACCGACCAGTTCAGATTTAGTGTCTTGTGGCCCTGTTGGCAATGGTTGAGCCTCGTCTGATCTGCGGGTCTTGGCTTGGCGGCGCGCGCAGGCTAAGAGGGGCCGGAATGAATACTGGCAGGGTTCCATGAGCGATACAGACGGTTTTATCAGTGAGGTCAACGAAGAGGTCCGCCGCGACCGGCTTTTTGCGCTCTTGCGGCGTTATGGCTGGATCGGGGGCCTGGTTGTTGTTCTGATCGTCGGCGGAGCGGCTTTCAGCGAGTATCGCAAGGCCCAGGCCCGCGCCGAGGCTGAGGCGCTCGGTGATGCGATCCTGGCTGCGGTGTCGCAGGAAACCGGCGCTGCGCGCGCTGATGCGCTGGCGGCTGTGCCGGCCGGCGATGCGGGTGCAGAAGCTGTCGCCGGCATGCTCGCTGCGGCAGAGGCGCAAAACGCCGGCGATACTCAGGCAGCGGTGGACACGCTCAACGCGATTGCAGCGAATGGTGATGTCGCGCCGATCTACCGCGATATTGCAGCATTCAAGGCGCTGATTTTACAGAAAGAAACGATGCCGGCAGCGGACCTGCGTGGCGAACTCGAGGCGCTGGCCGCACCCGGGCAGCCTCTCAGCCTGCTGGCCCGTGAGCAGATTGCGCTGCTGGAGATTGCTCAGGGCAATACCGATGCGGCAATCTCGACATACCAGGAAATAATCAGCGACGCGGGCGTGACCACAGACTTGCAACAACGCGCCTTACAGGTGATTGTGTCGCTGGGGGGAACGCCTGATCTGGAGAACCTGCCCGGTATCGGCAACTGAGTGCCGGACCGTAAAAAGGCAGGCAGGCATGGGCGGAAACTTAGGGTGGTACACGAGGGCATGAGGGCAAAGCTGTGGAATACGGGCGCTGCGAATGCGCCCCGTGCAGGTCTGGCAGCGCTGGTTGCCTGTGTCTTTCTCGCCGGTTGTGGCGGTGATGACGTCATTCTGCCGGGTATCCGTGAAGATATCCGTGCGCCCGAAGAGACGCTGGCGCCGGAAGTAACCGAAAACACCACCCGTGCGATTTCACTGCCCGCCCAGCAGGCAAATGCGCAGTGGCCCCAGTCTGCCGGTACCCCTGCATTCCGTACGGCACACCCTGCTTTGGGTGCTGCGCCGACGCGGATCTGGACCGCCAACATCGGCAAAGGCGACAGCCGGCGCCAGCGTATCACGGCCGCGCCGGTTGTGGCGCAGGGCATTATTTTCACTCTCGACGCCGAAGCGCAGGTGACGGCCACGTCACTTTCCGGCCAGCAGGTCTGGCAGAAAGATCTCCTGCCGGCGCGCGAAAACAGCGGCGACGCCACCGGGGGCGGGCTTGCCTGGAACAACGGGAAACTCTTCGTCTCGCTGGGATACGGTGCGCTTGTCGCGGTTGATGCAGCCAATGGTGATGTGCTGTGGCGCCAGCGTCTTGAGGGCACCGGTTCCGGCACACCAACGGCCATCGGCGGACTGGTTTATGTCACCGCCGGTGACGATCAGGGCTGGGCGATTTCGGATGATGACGGGCGGGTCGTCTGGCAGCTTCAGGCCTCGCCGGATGTTAACAACGTGCTCGGCGCGCCCGCACCGGCGGTTTCCGATGATCTTGCGATCTTTGGCTTCGGATCGGGCGAGATCCAGGCAGTCTTTCGCCGTGGCGGTCTGCGCCGCTGGGACGCCTCTGTGCTCGGCGAACGTTTCGGCCGCTCCGCCAGCAACGTCGGCGATGTGACGGCTGCACCTGTGATATCGGGCAACCGGGTTTATGTCGGCAACCAGTCGGGGCGTCTTGTGGCGCTGAACCTCGGCTCGGGTGAGCGGATATGGACAGCGCGTGAAGGGGCCGTTGGCTCCGTTGTGCCGGCCGGCGACAGCGTCTTCGCGCTTTCGGATCTGGGTGAGCTTTTGCGGATCGATGCCTCCACAGGGGCCCGCATCTGGGGCGCGCAGCTTGCAACTTTCGTTAAAGACCGGCCACGTCGTAAGGCAGAGATCGTGGCGCACCACGGGCCGCTTCTGGCGGGCGGGCGCATCCATGTGGCCTCAAATGATGGTTTTCTGCGGTCTTTTGATCCCGCGAGCGGGACGCTGACCGGGACGGTGGAAATCCCGGACGGGGCGACATCGGCACCTGTGGTTGCGGGCGGTGTTCTGTACGTTGTCTCCACAGACGGGCAATTACACGCTTTCCGTTGACGCCCGGCTGCGGTAAAGCGCGCGCTTAACCGTGATGCGGAGTACCTGTCATGTCGTTCACACTTGCCATTGTCGGGCGGCCCAATGTGGGCAAGTCCACGCTGTTCAACCGGCTGGTCGGCAAGCGTCTGGCGCTGGTCGATGACCAGCCCGGGGTAACGCGCGACCTGCGCGAGGGGGCGGCGCGGCTGGCTGATCTGCGCTTTACCGTCATCGACACGGCGGGCCTGGAAGAGGTTACCGACGACAGCCTGCAGGGGCGGATGCGCCGCCTGACCGAACGCGCGGTCGATATGGCCGATATCTGTCTCTTTATGATTGATGCCCGCGTAGGGATCACGCCCTCGGATCTGGTGTTTGCCGATATCCTGCGCAAACGCTCCGCGCATGTGATCCTCGCGGCCAATAAGGCTGAAGGGGCAGCAGCAGATGCCGGCGTGATAGAGGCGTATTCGCTGGGCCTGGGCGAGCCCATCCGGATGTCGGCGGAGCATGGC is part of the Roseobacter ponti genome and encodes:
- a CDS encoding efflux RND transporter periplasmic adaptor subunit gives rise to the protein MRLFPLIAAVCVGFALYLYIFQRDAVDAYLAENETGETSAGTDTADAAEVPGSGLVKVVVRRSEARQIDTAVILRGQTEAAREVDVKSETSARVISEPLRKGARVEEGEALCRLDEGNRGTALAQSKAQLDEARARVPEAQARVEQARAQLDEARINQNASARLSEGGFASTTRVAGADAAVASALASVESARAGLQAAQSGIQSAQAAVASAETEIDRLVIRAPFSGLLEKDTAELGSLLQPGALCSTIIQLDPIKLVAFVPETEVSRIRVGAQAAARLVTGAGSAGTAPLTGQVTFLSRSADEQTRTFLVEIEVPNADLAIRDGQTAEILISADGARAHLLPQSALTLNDEGVLGLRTIDADALVEFHPVEIMRDTPEGVWLTGLDDTADVIVLGQEYVIAGVTVAPTWQELSQ
- a CDS encoding PQQ-like beta-propeller repeat protein — protein: MVHEGMRAKLWNTGAANAPRAGLAALVACVFLAGCGGDDVILPGIREDIRAPEETLAPEVTENTTRAISLPAQQANAQWPQSAGTPAFRTAHPALGAAPTRIWTANIGKGDSRRQRITAAPVVAQGIIFTLDAEAQVTATSLSGQQVWQKDLLPARENSGDATGGGLAWNNGKLFVSLGYGALVAVDAANGDVLWRQRLEGTGSGTPTAIGGLVYVTAGDDQGWAISDDDGRVVWQLQASPDVNNVLGAPAPAVSDDLAIFGFGSGEIQAVFRRGGLRRWDASVLGERFGRSASNVGDVTAAPVISGNRVYVGNQSGRLVALNLGSGERIWTAREGAVGSVVPAGDSVFALSDLGELLRIDASTGARIWGAQLATFVKDRPRRKAEIVAHHGPLLAGGRIHVASNDGFLRSFDPASGTLTGTVEIPDGATSAPVVAGGVLYVVSTDGQLHAFR